Genomic DNA from Penaeus monodon isolate SGIC_2016 chromosome 15, NSTDA_Pmon_1, whole genome shotgun sequence:
CATCATAGCACCACCAGATGTGAGAGGTTCAGCAGATACTCCCTTGACGATGACGTTGTATCGGTCAGCAGTGATGAAGACCATGGACCAGATGGACACGCAGCCGAAGAAAGAACCGAGGAAAGCGTAGACCTCACAGAAGAATGCACCGAGAATCCATGTACCCCAATAAGCGTTGACCAGGAGAGGAGGAGTCATGGTAAGCATCATGAAGAAGTCGGAGATGGCCAGGTTGACGACTAACAGGTTGGCAGGTGTTCGCAGACTCTTGGTATTCATGAATACCCAGATGACTACGAAGTTACCAGCCACAGATAGTGTTCCCATGATAGTCATCCAGAAGCCGAGAAGACCATACCAGAGAGGATTCATTGGGGGAAACTGGTACCAGTGAGAATGCACCATATGGAGCATGCTTTCTGGCACAGTGTCTACCACTGTATAGTTGCCATAAGGGTTGGTGGATGGCAGGACAGTGTCCTGAACTGGGTTGTTCCAACTCGACATCTGTAATGAATTTTATAGTTTACATTACCATACTTTATCACATAAAAACGGAATGTAAAAGTTTATGTATAGATGACTGACACAACACATGAGCAAGGAAATATGCATGGCAAAATACCTAGCATTTGTATAATCTGATTTTATTTGCACATTTTGATGAAgactgatgaaaaaaatagaatgaatataGAATGAAAGAACACTATTTTTCAATGATATTACCTTTAAGGCAAAAGATTTCCAGCCGAAGAAATTTCAAAATCGAACTACTTCGGCGTGAAGCACTTCCTCTCTGGCTGAGTCCCACAAGGTAACTGAGAGAACACGCGTGGGTGCAGCTCTTTTATAGTCAGCTGGAGCCTTGTACTTGCATTATAAGATTACTGACGTCTTTATCTTCGACTACTTACAGACAGAAATGCCAGTCTGAGCTTGTTCTATTTTAAAAGTTCTAGAACGATATTtatgcattctgttctttccCGTGTTGTGTTATCCTCGgtacattcatataatatgtaaataaccaTTTATAGTTCTCAGTAATCTTAACAGAAAATGCATCTTTAGTTTTCTTATAGTTAACTTAATTAACCTCTTTTTNNNNNNNNNNNNNNNNNNNNNNNNNNNNNNNNNNNNNNNNNNNNNNNNNNNNNNNNNNNNNNNNNNNNNNNNNNNNNNNNNNNNNNNNNNNNNNNNNNNNNNNNNNNNNNNNNNNNNNNNNNNNNNNNNNNNNNNNNNNNNNNNNNNNNNNNNNNNNNNNNNNNNNNNNNNNNNNNNNNNNNNNNNNNNNNNNNNNNNNNNNNNNNNNNNNNNNNNNNNNNNNNNNNNNNNNNNNNNNNNNNNNNNNNNNNNNNNNNNNNNNNNNNNNNNNNNNNNNNNNNNNNNNNNNNNNNNNNNNNNNNNNNNNNNNNNNNNNNNNNNNNNNNNNNNNNNNNNNNNNNNNNNNNNNNNNNNNNNNNNNNNNNNNNNNNNNNNNNNNNNNNNNNNNNNNNNNNNNNNNNNNNNNNNNNNNNNNNNNNNNNNNNNNNNNNNNNNNNNNNNNNNNNNNNNNNNNNNNNNNNNNNNNNNNNNNNNNNNNNNNNNNNNNNNNNNNNNNNNNNNNNNNNNNNNNNNNNNNNNNNNNNNNNNNNNNNNNNNNNNNNNNNNNNNNNNNNNNNNNNNNNNNNNNNNNNNNNNNNNNNNNNNNNNNNNNNNNNTAGTGTCCAGGGACCGGATTTACTTAACCTGCCTTTAGGCTTCCATAGACGATACGACTGTCAGATCCGCTCGCCATCTGTTCAGAGAAAGGATGAATTTTTAGGATAAAGAACTCTTTGATTTCTTAAAACAtgccatgaaaagaaaaaaagtattacagGCTAAATTCGAAGGCTCTACAGTCAACAAACAAGTTACGATATCATTATGGGACGCAATCACAAATGATGTTAATTCTGTTAGTCCATTGCAATGAAAGATCTAATATGTGCAGTAGAAATAAGTTGACTTTAGATCAGGGGTAAAGAAGAATTTGCTNNNNNNNNNNNNNNNNNNNNNNNNNTGCGTTTGAATGTTGATAGAATTATATTTTCTGTTGATATATANNNNNNNNNNNNNNNNNNNNNNNNNNNNNNNNNNNNNNNNNNNNNNNNNNNNNNNNNNNNNNNNNNNNNNNNNNNNNNNNNNNNNNNNNNNNNNNNNNNNNNNNNNNNNNNNNNNNNNNNNNNNNNNNNNNNNNNNNNNNNNNNNNNNNNNNNNNNNNNNNNNNNNNNNNNNNNNNNNNNNNNNNNNNNNNNNNNNNNNNNNNNNNNNNNNNNNNNNNNNNNNNNNNNNNNNNNNNNNNNNNNNNNNNNNNNNNNNNNNNNNNNNNNNNNNNNNNNNNNNNNNNNNNNNNNNNNNNNNNNNNNNNNNNNNNNNNNAGCTTCCTTAAGCCCCAAGCTCACCNNNNNNNNNNNNNNNNNNNNNNNNNNNNNNNNNNNNNNNNNNNNNAAAGAAAAGCACAATTGACTTAAGCCTCTTATATCACCAATTGCATTCTGAAAAGATCCAGTACCATTAAAGCAAAAGGCAACCAAATCCAAGGGGTGTGAAGGAATTGCATGAGAAGGCTTGATcaatcttgttttattatttcgtaATTGAGATATCTATTCTATTTCAGAAAAAAACTACTTTCTCCCTTTGTTTATTGATATGTTTAATGAATTCCTCCAACTGGGTACAACTAAAATGCACAGTTCAACAAGACCAAATCTAACCTACTCGTTCAGACATCCATAACAACCGTTGCTGAATTGTATGCACGTGAGAGTATTCATATTTCTAGCATTTCAGTTACAGTAAGGGTTGActcaacatatatagataatgagtATTACATTATGAGGTTATTGcagcatacagtatatattttcatttgtatgtgtatttttcttccttaACGAATTGGGAggcatattaatagatatataggagaACTAGTGCATGTATAGTTACANNNNNNNNNNNNNNNNNNNNNNNNNNNNNNNNNNGTCGAGTCATAGGATtaattcttcttatatatatatttttactgagaACAGTTTATAACTGAAATACATTCTTCTCATTTCTGTATCATTCGTTTTATTACGGGGATATCATACTCAAGTGGTTGATGCTGGGagtttttatttgaaataattaaCAAGGGATTTGGGACAAGAGTTTGTCTCTTTCCACTGGTATCGTTTAAAAACCTTTGTATTAGAAAAAATACTGGTATGAGTTCCTTAGGCAGACTCGGCCTTCTCAGTACTCTGAGCAGTGGCATTGGAAGCAGCATCAGAACCGCCATCTCTGCCTTCAGTATTGCAGGCAAGGCAAGGCAGCTTCTTCTCAAGGGCAGCTCGGTACTTGGGGTGGCTGATGGCGTACACGATGGGGTTGTAGACGGCGTTGGCCTTGGCGAAGACGGATCCccagatagagaaaagaggagtgaCAATAGGTTTGTTGAACATTCCTCCCCAGTTGATGACAAAGTAGGGGGTCCAAGCCATGAACCACAAGGTGACGGTCATGAGAGCAACCTTGCACAGACGGCATTCAGCTGAGGTCTTTTGGGCTTCCTCGCTTCTCAGAGACTTAACTCCCATCTTCTTGGCCtgttctcgcattcccttctcgTGAGCAGCAACAGCCTTAACGATGAAAGTGTAGCTGTAGATGATGTAGGCAAGAGGGAAGAGATATACCCACACAGAGTAGACGTACAGATAGCTCCTGGAGAGTTCAGTCTCTGTCAGGTAGTCAGTACCACAGGCAAGCATGTTACCCTCAGGTACATATCGGTTCCAtccgaagaaaggaggaaggcacCAGGCAAGAGTGAAGAGCCAAGTGCCAGCAATCCTCATCATAGCACCACCAGATGTGAGAGGTTCAGCAGATACTCCCTTGACGATGACGTTGTATCGGTCAGCAGTGATGAAGACCATGGACCAGATGGACACGCAACCGAAGAAAGAACCGAGGAAAGCGTAGACCTCACAGAAGAATGCACCGAGAATCCATGTTCCCCAATAAGCGTTGACCAGGAGAGGAGGAGTCATGGTAAGCATCATGAAGAAGTCGGAGATGGCCAGGTTGACGACTAACAGGTTGGCAGGTGTTCGCAGACTCTTGGTATTCATGAATACCCAGATGACTACGAAGTTACCAGCCACAGATAGTGTTCCCATGATAGTCATCCAGAAGCCGAGAAGACCATACCAGAGAGGATTCATTGGGGGAAACTGGTACCAGTGAGAATGCACCATATGGAGCATGCTTTCTGGCACAGTGTCTACCACTGTATAGTTGCCATAAGGGTTGGTGGATGGAAGGACAGTGTCCTGAACTGGGTTGTTCCAACTCGACATCTGTAATGAATTTTATAGATTACTTTATCACATAAAAACGGACTGCAAAAGTTTATATGTAGATGattaacacatataatacaacacatgACCAAGGAAATATGCATGGCAAAATACCTAGCATTTGTATAATCTGATTTTATTTGCACATTTTGATGAAGACTGATGAAAAAACTAGTATGAATATCGAGTGAAAGAACATTGCTTTTCAATGATATTACCTTTAAGGCAAAAGATTTCCAGCCGAAGAAATTTCAAAATCGAACTACTTCGGCGTGAAGCACTTCCTCTCTGGCTGAGTCCCACAAGGTAACTGAGAGAACACGCGTGGGTGCAGCTCTTTTATAGTCAGCTGGAGCCTTGTACTTGCATTATAAGATTACTGACGTCTTTATCTTCGACTACTTACAGACAGAAATGCCAGTCTGTGCTTGTTCTATTTTAAAAGTTCCAGAACGATATTtatgcattctgttctttccCGTGTTGTGTTATCCTCGgtacattcatataatatgtaaataaccaTTTATAGTTCTCAGTAGTCTTAACAGAAAATGCATCTTTAGTTTTCGTATAGTTAACTTAATTAACCTCTTTTTTATACTTANNNNNNNNNNNNNNNNNNNNNNNNNNNNNNNNNNNNNNNNNNNNNNNNNNNNNNNNNNNNNNNNNNNNNNNNNNNNNNNNNNNNNNNNNNNNNNNNNNNNNNNNNNNNNNNNNNNNNNNNNNNNNNNNNNNNNNNNNNNNNNNNNNNNNNNNNNNNNNNNNNNNNNNNNNNNNNNNNNNNNNNNNNNNNNNNNNNNNNNNNNNNNNNNNNNNNNNNNNNNNNNNNNNNNNNNNNNNNNNNNNNNNNNNNNNNNNNNNNNNNNNNNNNNNNNNNNNNNNNNNNNNNNNNNNNNNNNNNNNNNNNNNNNNNNNNNNNNNNNNNNNNNNNNNNNNNNNNNNNNNNNNNNNNNNNNNNNNNNNNNNNNNNNNNNNNNNNNNNNNNNNNNNNNNNNNNNNNNNNNNNNNNNNNNNNNNNNNNNNNNNNNNNNNNNNNNNNNNNNNNNNNNNNNNNNNNNNNNNNNNNNNNNNNNNNNNNNNNNNNNNNNNNNNNNNNNNNNNNNNNNNNNNNNNNNNNNNNNNNNNNNNNNNNNNNNNNNNNNNNNNNNNNNNNNNNNNNNNNNNNNNNNNNNNNNNNNNNNNNNNNNNNNNNNNNNNNNNNNNNNNNTAGTGTCCAGGGACCGGATTTACTTAACCTGCCTTTAGGCTTCCACAGACGATACGACTGTCAGATCCGCTCGCCATCTGTTCAGAGAAAGGGTGAATTTTTAGGATAAAGAACTCTTTGATTTCTTAAAACAtgccatgaaaagaaaaaaagtattacagGCTAAATTCGAAGGCTCTACAGTCAACAAACAAGTTACGATATCATTATGGGACGCAATCACAAATGATGTTAATTCTGTTTGTCCATTGCAATGAAAGATCTAATATGTGCAGTAGAAATAAGTTGACTTTAGATCAGGGGTAAAGAAGAATTTGCTNNNNNNNNNNNNNNNNNNNNNNNNNNNNNNNNNNNNNNNNNNNNNTGCGTTTAAATGTTGATAGAATTATATTTTCTGTTGATATATANNNNNNNNNNNNNNNNNNNNNNNNNNNNNNNNNNNNNNNNNNNNNNNNNNNNNNNNNNNNNNNNNNNNNNNNNNNNNNNNNNNNNNNNNNNNNNNNNNNNNNNNNNNNNNNNNNNNNNNNNNNNNNNNNNNNNNNNNNNNNNNNNNNNNNNNNNNNNNNNNNNNNNNNNNNNNNNNNNNNNNNNNNNNNNNNNNNNNNNNNNNNNNNNNNNNNNNNNNNNNNNNNNNNNNNNNNNNNNNNNNNNNNNNNNNNNNNNNNNNNNNNNNNNNNNNNNNNNNNNNNNNNNNNNNNNNNNNNNNNNNNNNNNNNNNNNNNAGCTTCCTTAAGCCTCAAGCTCACCNNNNNNNNNNNNNNNNNNNNNNNNNNNNNNNNNNNNNNNNNNNNNAAAGAAAAGCACAATTGAATTAAGCCTCTTATATCACCAATTGCATTCTGAAAAGATCCAGTACCATTAAAGCAAAAGGCAACCAAATCCAAGGGGTGTGAAGGAATTGCATGAGAAGGCTTGATcaatcttgttttattatttcgtaattgagatatatattctatttcagAAAAAAACTACTTTCTCCCTTTGTTTATTGATATGTTTAATGAATTCCTCCAACTGGGTACAACTAAAATGCACAGTTCAACAAGACCAAATCTAACCTACTCGTTCAGACATCCATAACAGCCGTTGCTGAATTGTATGCACGTGAGAGAGTATTCATATTTCTAGCATTTCAGTTACAGTAAGGGTTGActcaacatatatagataatgagtATTACATTATGAGGTTATTGcagcatacagtatatattttcatgtgtatgtgtatttttcttccttaACGAATTGGGAggcatattaatagatatataggagaACTAGTGCATGTAtagttacattttcattattttctttgttttttttatattgtcgaGTCATAGGATtaattcttcttatatatatatttttactgagaACAGTTTATAACTGAAATACATTCTTCTCATTTCTGTATCATTCGTTTTATTACGGGGATATCATACTCAAGTGGTTGATGCTGGGagtttttatttgaaataattaaCAAGGGATTTGGGACAAGAGTTTGTCTCTTTCCACTGGTATCGTTTAAAAACCTTTGTATTAGAAAAAATACTGGTATGAGTTCCTTAGGCAGACTCGGCCTTCTCAGTACTCTGAGCAGTGGCATTGGAAGCAGCATCAGAACCGCCATCTCTGCCTTCAGTATTGCAGGCAAGGCAAGGCAGCTTCTTCTCAAGGGCAGCTCGGTACTTGGGGTGGCTGATGGCGTACACGATGGGGTTGTAGACGGCGTTGGCCTTGGCGAAGACGGATCCccagatagagaaaagaggagtgaCAATAGGTTTGTTGAACATTCCTCCCCAGTTGATGACAAAGTAGGGGGTCCAAGCCATGAACCACAAGGTGACGGTCATGAGAGCAACCTTGCACAGACGGCACTCAGCAGAGGTCTTTTGGGCTTCCTCGCTTCTCAGAGACTTAACTCCCATCTTCTTGGCCtgttctcgcattcccttctcgTGAGCAGCAACAGCCTTAACGATGAAAGTGTAGCTGTAGATGATGTAGGCAAGAGGGAAGAGATATACCCATACAGAGTAGACGTACAGATAGCTCCTGGAGAGTTCAGTCTCTGTCAGGTAGTCAGTACCACAGGCAAGCATGTTACCCTCAGGTACATATCGGTTCCAtccgaagaaaggaggaaggcacCAGGCAAGAGTGAAGAGCCAAGTGCCAGCAATCCTCATCATAGCACCACCAGATGTGAGAGGTTCAGCAGATACTCCCTTGACGATGACGTTGTATCGGTCAGCAGTGATGAAGACCATGGACCAGATGGACACGCAGCCGAAGAAAGAACCGAGGAAAGCATAGACCTCACAGAAGAATGCACCAAGAATCCATGTTCCCCAATAAGCGTTGACCAGGAGAGGAGGAGTCATGGTAAGCATCATGAAGAAGTCGGAGATGGCCAGGTTGACGACTAACAGGTTGGCAGGTGTTCGCAGACTCTTGGTATTCATGAATACCCAGATGACTACGAAGTTACCAGCCACAGATAGTGTTCCCATGATAGTCATCCAGAAGCCAAGAAGACCATACCAGAGAGGATTCATGGGAGGGAACTGGTACCAGTGAGAATGCACCATATGGAGCATGCTTTCTGGCACAGTGTCTACCACTGTATAGTTGCCATAAGGGTTGGTGGATGGAAGGACAGTGTCCTGAACTGGGTTGTTCCAACTCGACATCTGTAATGAATTTTATAGTTTACATTACCATACTTTATCACATAAAAACGGAATGTAAAAGTTTATGTATAGATGATTAACACAGCACATGAGCAAGGAAATATGCATGGCAAAATACCTAGCATTTGTATAATCTGATTTTATTTGCACATTTTGATGAAgactgatgaaaaaaatagaatgaatataGAATGAAAGAACACTATTTTTCAATGATATTACCTTTAAGGCAAAAGATTTCCAGCCGAAGAAATTTCAAAATCGAACTACTTCGGCGTGAAGCACTTCCTCTCTGGCTGAGTCCCACAAGGTAACTGAGAGAACACGCGTGGGTGCAGCTCTTTTATAGTCAGCTGGAGCCTTGTACTTGCATTATAAGATTACTGACGTCTTTATCTTCGACTACTTACAGACAGAAATGCCAGTCTGTGCTTGTTCTATTTTAAAAGTTCCAGAACGATATTtatgcattctgttctttccCGTGTTGTGTTATCCTCGgtacattcatataatatgtaaataaccaTTTATAGTTCTCAGTAATCTTAACAGAAAATGCATCTTTAGTTTTCGTATAGTTAACTTAAttaacctcttttttttatacttatcatgTTTGTTTACAGTGCTTCCGTAATGNNNNNNNNNNNNNNNNNNNNNNNNNNNNNNNNNNNNNNNNNNNNNNNNNNNNNNNNNNNNNNNNNNNNNNNNNNNNNNNNNNNNNNNNNNNNNNNNNNNNNNNNNNNNNNNNNNNNNNNNNNNNNNNNNNNNNNNNNNNNNNNNNNNNNNNNNNNNNNNNNNNNNNNNNNNNNNNNNNNNNNNNNNNNNNNNNNNNNNNNNNNNNNNNNNNNNNNNNNNNNNNNNNNNNNNNNNNNNNNNNNNNNNNNNNNNNNNNNNNNNNNNNNNNNNNNNNNNNNNNNNNNNNNNNNNNNNNNNNNNNNNNNNNNNNNNNNNNNNNNNNNNNNNNNNNNNNNNNNNNNNNNNNNNNNNNNNNNNNNNNNNNNNNNNNNNNNNNNNNNNNNNNNNNNNNNNNNNNNNNNNNNNNNNNNNNNNNNNNNNNNNNNNNNNNNNNNNNNNNNNNNNNNNNNNNNNNNNNNNNNNNNNNNNNNNNNNNNNNNNNNNNNNNNNNNNNNNNNNNNNNNNNNNNNNNNNNNNNNNNNNNNNNNNNNNNNNNNNNNNNNNNNNNNNNNNNNNNNNNNNNNNNNNNNNNNNNNNNNNNNNNNNNNNNNNNNNNNNNNNNNNNNNNNNNNNNNNNNNNNNNNNNNNNNNNNNNNNNNNNNNNNNNNNNNNNNNNNNNNNNNNNNNNNNNNNNNNNNNNNNNNNNNNNNNNNNNNNNNNNNNNNNNNNNNNNNNNNNNNNNNNNNNNNNNNNNNNNNNNNNNNNNNNNNNNNNNNNNNNNNNNNNNNNNNNNNNNNNNNNNNNNNNNNNNNNNNNNNNNNNNNNNNNNNNNNNNNNNNNNNNNNNNNNNNNNNNNNNNNNNNNNNNNNNNNNNNNNNNNNNNNNNNNNNNNNNNNNNNNNNNNNNNNNNNNNNNNNNNNNNNNNNNNNNNNNNNNNNNNNNNNNNNNNNNNNNNNNNNNNNNNNNNNNNNNNNNNNNNNNNNNNNNNNNNNNNNNNNNNNNNNNNNNNNNNNNNNNNNNNNNNNNNNNNNNNNNNNNNNNNNNNNNNNNNNNNNNNNNNNNNNNNNNNNNNTAGTGTCCAGGGACCGGATTTACTTAACCTGCCTTTAGGCCCCCATAGACGATACGACTGTCAGATCCGCTCGCCATCTGTTCAGAGAAAGGGTGAATTTTAAGGATAAAGAACTCTTTGATTTATTATAACATGCCATGAAAAGAAAAACCGTATTACAGGCCAAATTCGAAGGCTCTACAGTCAAAAAACAAGTTACGATATCATTATGGGACGTAATCACAAATGATGTTAATTCTGTTAGTCCATTGCAATGAAAGATCTAATAAGTTGACTTTAGGTCAGGGGTTAAGAAgatttgctcacacacacacactgcttttAAATGTTGATAGAATTATATTTTCTGTTGATATATACTNNNNNNNNNNNNNNNNNNNNNNNNNNNNNNNNNNNNNNNNNNNNNNNNNNNNNNNNNNNNNNNNNNNNNNNNNNNNNNNNNNNNNNNNNNNNNNNNNNNNNNNNNNNNNNNNNNNNNNNNNNNNNNNNNNNNNNNNNNNNNNNNNNNNNNNNNNNNNNNNNNNNNNNNNNNNNNNNNNNNNNNNNNNNNNNNNNNNNNNNNNNNNNNNNNNNNNNNNNNNNNNNNNNNNNNNNNNNNNNNNNNNNNNNNNNNNNNNNNNNNNNNNNNNNNNNNNNNNNNNNNNNNNNNNNNNNNNNNNNNNNNNNNNNNNNNNAGCTTCCTTAAGCCTCAAGCTCACCNNNNNNNNNNNNNNNNNNNNNNNNNNNNNNNNNNNNNNNNNNNNNAAAGAAAAGCACAATTGACTTAAGCCTCTTATATCACCAATTGCATTCTGAAAAGATCCAGTACCATTAAAGCAAAAGGCAACCAAATCCAAGGGGTGTGAAGGAATTGCATGAGAAGGCTTGATcagtcttgttttattatttcgtaATTGAGAAATCTATTCTATTTCAGAAAAAAACTactttctccttttgtttattGATATGTTTAATGAATTCCTCCAACTCCAACTAGGTACAACTAAAATGCACAGTTCAACAAGACCAAATCTAACCTACTCGTTCAGACATCCATAACAGCCGTTGCTGAATTGTATGCACATGAGAGAGTATTCATATTTCTAGCATTTCAGTTACAGTAAGGGTTGActcaacatatatagataatgagtATTACATTATGAGTTTATTGcagcatacagtatatattttcatgtgtatgtgtatttttcttccttaACGAATTGGGAggcatattaatagatatataggagaACTAGTGCATGTAtagttacattttcattattttctttgttttttttttatattgtcgaGTCATAGGATtaattcttcttatatatatatttttactgagaACAGTTTATAACTGAAATACATTCTTCTCATTTCTGTATCATTCGTTTTATTACGGGGATATCATACTCAAGTGGTTGATGCTGGGagtttttatttgaaataattaaCAAGGGATTTGGGACAAGAGTTTGTCTCTTTCCACTGGTATCGTTTAAAAACCTTTGTATTAGAAAAAATACTGGTATGAGTTCCTTAGGCAGACTCGGCCTTCTCAGTACTCTGAGCAGTGGCATTGGAAGCAGCATCAGAACCGCCATCTCTGCCTTCAGTATTGCAGGCAAGGCAAGGCAGCTTCTTCTCAAGGGCAGCTCGGTACTTGGGGTGGCTGATGGCGTACACGATGGGGTTGTAGACGGCGTTGGCCTTGGCGAAGACGGATCCccagatagagaaaagaggagtgaCAATAGGTTTGTTGAACATTCCTCCCCAGTTGATGACAAAGTAGGGGGTCCAAGCCATGAACCACAAGGTGACGGTCATGAGAGCAACCTTGCACAGACGGCACTCAGCAGAGGTCTTTTGGGCTTCCTCGCTTCTCAGAGACTTAACTCCCATCTTCTTGGCCtgttctcgcattcccttctcgTGAGCAGCAACAGCCTTAACGATGAAAGTGTAGCTGTAGATGATGTAGGCAAGAGGGAAGAGATATACCCACACAGAGTAGACGTACAGATAGCTCCTGGAGAGTTCAGTCTCTGTCAGGTAGTCAGTACCACAGGCAAGCATGTTACCCTCAGGTACATATCGGTTCCAtccgaagaaaggaggaaggcacCAGGCAAGAGTGAAGAGCCAAGTGCCAGCAATCCTCATCATAGCACCACCAGATGTGAGAGGTTCAGCAGATACTCCCTTGACGATGACGTTGTATCGGTCAGCAGTGATGAAGACCATGGACCAGATGGACACGCAACCGAAGAAAGAACCGAGGAAAGCGTAGACCTCACAGAAGAATGCACCAAGAATCCATGTTCCCCAATAAGCGTTGACCAGGAGAGGAGGAGTCATGGTAAGCATCATGAAGAAGTCGGAGATGGCCAGGTTGACGACTAACAGGTTGGCAGGTGTTCGCAGACTCTTGGTATTCATGAATACCCAGATGACTACGAAGTTACCAGCCACAGATAGTGTTCCCATGATAGTCATCCAGAAGCCAAGAAGACCATACCAGAGAGGATTCATGGGAGGGAACTGGTACCAGTGAGAATGCACCATATGGAGCATGCTTTCTGGCACAGTGTCTACCACTGTATAGTTGCCATAAGGGTTGGTGGATGGAAGGACAGTGTCCTGAACTGGGTTGTTCCAACTCGACATCTGTAATGAATTTTATAGTTTACATTACCATACTTTATCACATAAAAACGGAATGTAAAAGTTTATGTATAGATGATTAACACAGCACATGAGCAAGGAAATATGCATGGCAAAATACCTAGCATTTGTATAATCTGATTTTATTTGCACATTTTGATGAAgactgatgaaaaaaatagaatgaatataGAATGAAAGAACACTATTTTTCAATGATATTACCTTTAAGGCAAAAGATTTCCAGCCGAAGAAATTTCAAAATCGAACTACTTCGGCGTGAAGCACTTCCTCTCTGGCTGAGTCCCACAAGGTAACTGA
This window encodes:
- the LOC119581639 gene encoding rhodopsin-like translates to MSSWNNPVQDTVLPSTNPYGNYTVVDTVPESMLHMVHSHWYQFPPMNPLWYGLLGFWMTIMGTLSVAGNFVVIWVFMNTKSLRTPANLLVVNLAISDFFMMLTMTPPLLVNAYWGTWILGAFFCEVYAFLGSFFGCVSIWSMVFITADRYNVIVKGVSAEPLTSGGAMMRIAGTWLFTLAWCLPPFFGWNRYVPEGNMLACGTDYLTETELSRSYLYVYSVWVYLFPLAYIIYSYTFIVKAVAAHEKGMREQAKKMGVKSLRSEEAQKTSAECRLCKVALMTVTLWFMAWTPYFVINWGGMFNKPIVTPLFSIWGSVFAKANAVYNPIVYAISHPKYRAALEKKLPCLACNTEGRDGGSDAASNATAQSTEKAESA
- the LOC119581640 gene encoding rhodopsin-like, with translation MSSWNNPVQDTVLPSTNPYGNYTVVDTVPESMLHMVHSHWYQFPPMNPLWYGLLGFWMTIMGTLSVAGNFVVIWVFMNTKSLRTPANLLVVNLAISDFFMMLTMTPPLLVNAYWGTWILGAFFCEVYAFLGSFFGCVSIWSMVFITADRYNVIVKGVSAEPLTSGGAMMRIAGTWLFTLAWCLPPFFGWNRYVPEGNMLACGTDYLTETELSRSYLYVYSVWVYLFPLAYIIYSYTFIVKAVAAHEKGMREQAKKMGVKSLRSEEAQKTSAECRLCKVALMTVTLWFMAWTPYFVINWGGMFNKPIVTPLFSIWGSVFAKANAVYNPIVYAISHPKYRAALEKKLPCLACNTEGRDGGSDAASNATAQSTEKAESA
- the LOC119581641 gene encoding rhodopsin-like → MSSWNNPVQDTVLPSTNPYGNYTVVDTVPESMLHMVHSHWYQFPPMNPLWYGLLGFWMTIMGTLSVAGNFVVIWVFMNTKSLRTPANLLVVNLAISDFFMMLTMTPPLLVNAYWGTWILGAFFCEVYAFLGSFFGCVSIWSMVFITADRYNVIVKGVSAEPLTSGGAMMRIAGTWLFTLAWCLPPFFGWNRYVPEGNMLACGTDYLTETELSRSYLYVYSVWVYLFPLAYIIYSYTFIVKAVAAHEKGMREQAKKMGVKSLRSEEAQKTSAECRLCKVALMTVTLWFMAWTPYFVINWGGMFNKPIVTPLFSIWGSVFAKANAVYNPIVYAISHPKYRAALEKKLPCLACNTEGRDGGSDAASNATAQSTEKAESA